A stretch of Mobula birostris isolate sMobBir1 chromosome 2, sMobBir1.hap1, whole genome shotgun sequence DNA encodes these proteins:
- the rdh14a gene encoding LOW QUALITY PROTEIN: retinol dehydrogenase 14a (The sequence of the model RefSeq protein was modified relative to this genomic sequence to represent the inferred CDS: deleted 1 base in 1 codon) gives MRRPWALPGAVCRVMLLLSLAGLTVAYYLGRWLMSGGTGGTDRLQVPASMCGKTVIVTGANSGIGRATAAGLARLQARVIMACRDLAAAEEAAREIRRQERGDAGASGEVVVRHLDLASLSSVRSFCRQILEEEQRLDVLINNAGVFQCPYMKTEEGFEMQFGVNHLGHFLLTNLLLDLLKRSAPSRVVVVSSKLYKYGEINFDDLNSEKSYDKSFGYSRSKLANILFTRELAKRLDGTGVTANVLHPGIVRTNLGRHISIPLFGQPIFKLLSWAFFKTPEQGAETSLYLATSPEVERVSGKYFGDCKQEELLPKAVDDAVSKKLWVESSKMVGLNSPL, from the exons ATGCGGCGGCCCTGGGCACTACCAGGC GCTGTGTGCCGTGTGATGCTGCTGTTGTCGTTGGCCGGGCTGACGGTCGCTTATTATCTTGGCCGTTGGCTAATGTCGGGTGGGACGGGCGGCACGGACCGCCTGCAGGTACCGGCATCCATGTGCGGAAAAACAGTAATCGTGACCGGCGCCAACAGTGGCATTGGGCGGGCAACGGCTGCAGGCCTAGCTCGGCTTCAGGCCAGGGTTATCATGGCTTGTCGTGACCTGGCAGCAGCTGAGGAGGCTGCCCGAGAGATCCGGCGACAGGAGCGAGGCGACGCCGGGGCCTCCGGGGAGGTGGTGGTGCGCCACCTTGACCTTGCCTCTCTCAGCTCTGTGCGGAGTTTCTGCCGGCAGATTCTCGAG GAAGAACAGCGACTAGATGTTCTCATCAATAACGCTGGAGTTTTCCAGTGTCCTTACATGAAAACTGAGGAAGGTTTTGAGATGCAGTTTGGGGTGAATCACCTGGGTCACTTCCTCCTCACCAACCTCCTCCTAGACCTCCTCAAACGGTCTGCCCCAAGCAGAGTGGTGGTGGTATCCTCCAAACTCTACAAGTATGGTGAGATCAATTTTGATGATCTGAACAGTGAAAAAAGCTATGACAAAAGTTTTGGATACAGCAGGAGTAAGctggccaacattctgtttaccCGTGAACTTGCCAAACGTCTGGATGGTACCGGTGTCACTGCAAATGTGCTACACCCAGGCATTGTACGCACAAACCTGGGAAGACACATCAGTATCCCTTTGTTTGGGCAACCAATCTTCAAGCTTCTGTCCTGGGCTTTCTTTAAAACACCAGAACAAGGAGCAGAGACCTCTCTCTACCTGGCTACATCTCCTGAAGTTGAAAGAGTGTCAGGAAAATATTTTGGTGACTGCAAACAGGAGGAGTTATTGCCTAAAGCAGTAGATGATGCAGTTTCAAAAAAGTTATGGGTTGAGAGTTCAAAGATGGTGGGGTTGAACTCACCACTGTAA